Within the Staphylococcus argenteus genome, the region GATGCAATTCATTGCAGATTTACCAGTTGTCGCACATAATGCTGCTTTTGATATGAACGTTTTACATCAAAGTATACAAAATATTGGTTTACCGACGCCAAATTTAACTTACTTTTGTAGCTATCAACTCGCTAAAAGAACAGTCGATTCTTATCGATACGGTTTGAAACATATGATGGAATTTTATCAATTAGATTTTCATGGTCATCACGATGCATTAAATGATGCAAAAGCGTGTGCTATGATTACCTTTAGATTATTGAAAAACTATGAGAATTTAACACATGTAACAAATATATATGGTAAAAATTTACAAGATAAAGGCTAGTATTATATAAAATGCCCTGTAAAATTGACACGTTCTACGTGACAACTTTATAGGGCGTTTGTTTATATAAAGTCATATATAGTCATATTTTTGTATGTTGATTGTTCAAGATTCCCTACTGTTACACCTATTAGACGTATTGGTACATCTGGATCTTTTAAATCATTATAAAGTAAATATGCAATATTATAAATATCATTTTCTGAACTTACGGAGTCTCTCAAACTCATTTGCTTAGACAACGTTTCAAATTGATAGGTTTTTATTTTTACTGTCACTGTCTTGGCTGATTTCTGTAATTTATTAAGACGTTCAGCAGTTTTTCCTGACAACTCCCAAACTTTTCTCAAAATTTCTTCATCATCATTAACATCAGTGGCAAAAGTTCGTTCAGTACCTACTGACTTCCTCACTCTTGTTGATTTTACTTCACTATGATCAATTCCACGCGCTTTATTATATAAACCACGTCCTCGTTTTCCAAACAAATGAATCAATTCAAATTCACTTTTATTATATAAATCTTTTCCAGTAAAAATGCCATGATCATGCATTACTTTTTTAGATGCCTTACCAACTCCCGGAAAGTCTCCGATATCTAATGCCATTAATATATCATGAACATTTCGATAGTCGATTACAGTCATGCCATCAGGTTTATTCATTCCACTCGCTAATTTTGCTAAAAATTTATTATAAGATACTCCTGCAGAAGCAGTTAATTGTGTTTGTTCCAAAATATCTTTTCTAATATACTGTGCAATTTTAGATGCAGGTAAATCTGGCCGTACAAGTTCTGTAATATCGAGGTATGCTTCATCAAGGGACATCGGCTCAACTTTATCTGTATAACTTCGAAATATAGACATAATTTGTGCTGATGTTTCTCGGTAAGCACCAAAATTACTTGTGACAAAATATCCATTCGGACACAATTTATGTGCTTGCGACATTGGCATTGCTGAATGGACACCATATTTACGCGCTTCATATGATGCTGTTGAAACAACGCCTCGATTACTTGCTTTTCCACCAACTATGACAGGTTTACCTTTTAATTTGGGATTATCTCTCATTTCAACTTGTGCAAAAAAATAATCCATATCTATATGAATAATGCGTCTTTCAGTCAAGTGCTCATCTCCGCTTCATACATACCTGTGAAACTAAAAAGATCTCAATATAATTATACGCTGTATGCAACATTTTTACATGTATCGTGCACATAGCGATAACTACATTGAGATGACTACATTTTTTGAAATCCAACGAAAATTCAACGTTATGATGTTGATAGTTTTATAACAAATATTGGGAATTTAACTGCTTTATATTATAAATGTCATTAGACTAAATACTATTACTGTATTGGTTTTTGGTGATATAAGTAAATGCTATCTTTATCTTGTTGCACATATTTAAAATTACTAGTTATCGTAAGTGCGACAAGCAGAATATCTATTAGGCAATATGCTGTATGAATACTAAACATAAAGATAAGTGAAGAATAACCAAATGATTTAATTAAAATGAGCAACACACCGCTTAGGACAAGCAATGGTGATAACATTATAATTGAAAATTGCCATTTGTTAAAACATGCGTCTGCTGTTTGAAATAACATTCTATCTTTTTGGATATTAAACATTGGCTTACTATCTTTTTTAAATACAAGAAATAATACTCTATGGATGAGTTCATGTAAAATTAATAACACGATAAAACCAGCAAAGCCATATATAATATTGATAATTATATTTTGATCGACAACCGCTGTCACACCTAAAGCCCATTTATACGTAAATAAAATTACAAATAATGCAATGACAAGTTGTAAGACGACAAATCTTCGCATTCGAAAATTATTAGTTGATAAATCGATTTTATGCATTGCCAACCCTCCCAATAATGACGTTCGTATCTCTTCTTAATGTAAGTATACAATGTCATATTTAATTTAAAAAGTTCATATCAAGAAAGTAAATTGGCTGTAATAAAATCTTAATAAAAGACATTTTGTCATTACAAATCATGCTACAAAATTTCTCAAATCTGTCTATTTCAAATTGAACAACGCAACTGTTTCAACATGTGTTGTTTGTGGAAACATATCTACTGGTGTTACCTCTTCTAATTGATACTTTTCAGCTAATAATAAAGCATCACGTTGTTGTGTCGCTGGGTTACACGAAATATATATAATTCGTTTTGGTTCTAATGTGAGCAATGTCTGAATAAATGTTTCATCACAGCCCTTTCTTGGCGGATCAACCATAACAACATCTGGTTTAATTCCTTCTGCCTTCCATTTTAAAATAACATCTTCAGCTTTCCCACAGACAAAAGTTGTATTATTGCATTGGTTTATAGTCGCATTTTGTTGTGCATCTTTAATCGCAGAAGGAACAACTTCAACACCGTAAACATGTTTGGCATGTGGTGCCATGTATAAGCCGATTGTACCAATACCGCAATAAGTATCTAATACGACTTCATTCCCAGTTAATTGTGCATAATCAATCGCTTTATTATATAATTTCTCAGTTTGTTCTGAATTGATTTGATAAAAAGATTGATCACTAATTTTAAAAGTACTTTCAGATAATTGATCAATAATTGTATCTTTACCATATAATGTTAAAGATTGACGCCCCATAATAACATTTGAATGGCTATCATTTATATTTTGTTTAATGCTCGTAACGTTAGGAAATGCTTGTAACATTCTCTGAACAACAGCATCCTTTTGTGGCCATTTTTTACCATTAGTAACAAAAATAATCATCATATCATCCGTATGATATCCTGTTCTAACAACTAGATGTCTTATTAATCCTTTTTTCAATTGTTCTTGGTAAATACTAATATTTAAGTCATTTAAAATAGTTTTAACCACATTCATAACTTCTTGGTGTTGTGTATCTTGAATTAGACAACTTTCCATATCAATAATGTCATGGCTTCTTTGACGATAAAAGCCCATGATAACTTGTTCTTGTTGGTTTTTACCAACAGGAATCTGTGATTTATTTCTATATCTCCATGGATTATCCATACCAATCGTATCGTTAATTGTCACATTTTCAAAATGCGCTTTACGCTGAAACAAATTTATTACTTGTTCTTTTTTCATTGCGAGTTGTGCTTCATACGATAAATGTTGAAGTTGACAACCACCACAACGTTCATAATATATACATGGTGGTTCCACTCGATGCTCACTTTCTGTATTAACAGTCAGCAATTTACCAATCGCGAAGTTCTTTTTAACTTTAATT harbors:
- a CDS encoding 3'-5' exonuclease, translated to MNNAFVALDFETANGKRTSICSVGMVKVIDSQITETFHTLVNPQDYFSQQNIKVHGIQPEDVESAPTFDFVFPYMMQFIADLPVVAHNAAFDMNVLHQSIQNIGLPTPNLTYFCSYQLAKRTVDSYRYGLKHMMEFYQLDFHGHHDALNDAKACAMITFRLLKNYENLTHVTNIYGKNLQDKG
- a CDS encoding DUF3267 domain-containing protein, whose product is MHKIDLSTNNFRMRRFVVLQLVIALFVILFTYKWALGVTAVVDQNIIINIIYGFAGFIVLLILHELIHRVLFLVFKKDSKPMFNIQKDRMLFQTADACFNKWQFSIIMLSPLLVLSGVLLILIKSFGYSSLIFMFSIHTAYCLIDILLVALTITSNFKYVQQDKDSIYLYHQKPIQ
- the rlmD gene encoding 23S rRNA (uracil(1939)-C(5))-methyltransferase RlmD — its product is MQAIAKNDIKTGTVVDLTHEGHGVVKIDRFPIFIPQALINEQIEYKVIKVKKNFAIGKLLTVNTESEHRVEPPCIYYERCGGCQLQHLSYEAQLAMKKEQVINLFQRKAHFENVTINDTIGMDNPWRYRNKSQIPVGKNQQEQVIMGFYRQRSHDIIDMESCLIQDTQHQEVMNVVKTILNDLNISIYQEQLKKGLIRHLVVRTGYHTDDMMIIFVTNGKKWPQKDAVVQRMLQAFPNVTSIKQNINDSHSNVIMGRQSLTLYGKDTIIDQLSESTFKISDQSFYQINSEQTEKLYNKAIDYAQLTGNEVVLDTYCGIGTIGLYMAPHAKHVYGVEVVPSAIKDAQQNATINQCNNTTFVCGKAEDVILKWKAEGIKPDVVMVDPPRKGCDETFIQTLLTLEPKRIIYISCNPATQQRDALLLAEKYQLEEVTPVDMFPQTTHVETVALFNLK
- the dinB gene encoding DNA polymerase IV, encoding MTERRIIHIDMDYFFAQVEMRDNPKLKGKPVIVGGKASNRGVVSTASYEARKYGVHSAMPMSQAHKLCPNGYFVTSNFGAYRETSAQIMSIFRSYTDKVEPMSLDEAYLDITELVRPDLPASKIAQYIRKDILEQTQLTASAGVSYNKFLAKLASGMNKPDGMTVIDYRNVHDILMALDIGDFPGVGKASKKVMHDHGIFTGKDLYNKSEFELIHLFGKRGRGLYNKARGIDHSEVKSTRVRKSVGTERTFATDVNDDEEILRKVWELSGKTAERLNKLQKSAKTVTVKIKTYQFETLSKQMSLRDSVSSENDIYNIAYLLYNDLKDPDVPIRLIGVTVGNLEQSTYKNMTIYDFI